In Bradysia coprophila strain Holo2 unplaced genomic scaffold, BU_Bcop_v1 contig_24, whole genome shotgun sequence, one genomic interval encodes:
- the LOC119077968 gene encoding MORN repeat-containing protein 4 homolog — protein sequence MDVVPGVVKCGGHRYEDGTRYIGDWNHKGQKHGMGHLLLPDGTRYDGAFINGLCSGLGVMQFSDGAKYEGEFMQGWFHGHGIFWRADGMKFEGEFRGGRIWGLGLVTFNDHTHGFPRNEGFFQDCRMIRKKKCPDVVQRSQKIALMARALCDQGGM from the exons ATGGATGTTG TGCCCGGAGTAGTCAAATGCGGTGGTCATCGATATGAGGACGGTACACGATACATAGGCGATTGGAATCATAAAGGACAGAAGCACGGAATGGGACATTTGCTGTTACCGGACGGAACACGATACGACGGAGCATTCATTAATGGTTTGTGTTCCGGTCTTGGTGTAATGCAATTTTCGGATGGTGCAAA ATACGAGGGTGAATTCATGCAGGGCTGGTTCCACGGTCATGGTATATTTTGGCGTGCTGATGGCATGAAATTTGAAGGTGAATTTCGCGGCGGACGCATATGGGGACTGGGATTGGTGACGTTCAACGATCACACGCACGGCTTTCCACGGAACGAGGGATTCTTTCAGGATTGTCGTATGATTCGAAAGAAAAAGTGTCCGGATGTGGTTCAACGCTCGCAGAAAATTGCTTTGATGGCTCGAGCGCTGTGCGATCAAGGTGGAATGTGA
- the LOC119077967 gene encoding MMS19 nucleotide excision repair protein homolog, protein MTFNVTEESIKRALENGDHFSEAVRDISHDIESKKTDISTLVESLGFALISTEVELRAKATNFLSTVMATLPKELLNDVQLNFISTFYCDRLKDHHSVMPGVFTGMVALASMKNLPQGSTTRLLQSMFQHISCQSQVREDREKIFEFLRIVSERQSEELLAMGPDFVYGVINSIDGERDPRILIQIFDFLPAFFRRYPLRHLAEEFFEVCACYFPVDFHPAPNDPAAITRDKLAEKLANCLCGTEDFAEFCIPLLLEKLDSGLNVAKLDSLRLLTKASTAFKASDIESQFTSIWLALKVELLPGTSKDVTVAALNTLQELIKNVAVDEATGSNLLTTIFDTILQSLADVDARLFIPSTAVALVCARGNTFSAKIVSSKVLPVFLTQIRINSEKTVQRCTLIDFVAKFLVVCNVNGKLNEVIEPGVMDTIQRELLLCIMDTQSNQDLIEVGVNSFTKISAFVSPDNRVTVYDAIQKYLGRNDGDVDVKPLLKEFANVNPIEVHDKVVSRLLNDTDFSKDPKVSNKIFDALCVLIGVPELREEILKFIFKSAFDMGSATQLLALQNLRKLLETTQTSELLVELSAKYKIVDQFVQFVHNNPALDSDILYQISIILRLVVQSLDAKAQQDIVKTYLTKMNLQTTQDLYLTSGILGFLDDTIDLEDHFDHIVSELTKLALLSADKKLTQIAHHLLCSLFNRADESELKKSVLKRTISFLKEEIVKGDKKAVEILSWIAKGLMVRGHTDAAELVESILELLDHPTLAHAAALAFEIISLEHPGLHLPVLKHLFKQKLFQIVLKKLWSKLVDFTEHHLTAFVHVLRITPHIVLKMNLDKVGPILFKCLESQAVTPLLVSMDICNGFLKDKDSYFQDHFQHIIANFLRLTKYKDCMKVRIAALQCLLIVSEYPVFVVVPYKYDVLRELQTVLDDPKRLVRNAAVQTRNRWFLIGSAEKK, encoded by the exons ATGACATTTAACGTTACGGAAGAGTCTATAAAAAGGGCTCTAGAGAATGGTGATCATTTTAGTGAAGCGGTCAGAGATATTAGTCATG ACATTGAATCCAAGAAGACAGACATCTCAACACTTGTCGAAAGTCTCGGATTTGCATTGATCTCTACCGAAGTAGAATTGCGAGCCAAAGCAACCAATTTCTTGTCTACTGTTATGGCTACCCTGCCAAAGGAATTGCTCAACGATGTGCAGCTCAATTTCATATCCACTTTCTACTGCGACCGGTTAAAAGATCATCATTCGGTTATGCCCGGCGTATTCACTGGCATGGTGGCATTGGCTTCGATGAAAAATTTGCCACAAGGGTCGACAACGCGACTGCTACAGTCAATGTTTCAACACATCTCGTGCCAGAGTCAGGTTCGAGAAGATCGAGAGaagattttcgaatttttgcgCATTGTTTCGGAACGGCAATCTGAAG AACTGCTTGCAATGGGACCGGACTTCGTTTACGGTGTCATCAATTCCATTGATGGCGAACGGGATCCACgaattttgattcaaattttcgactttttgccGGCATTTTTCCGTCGATATCCTCTGCGCCATTTGGCTGAAGAATTTTTCGAGGTGTGCGCTTGTTACTTTCCCGTCGATTTTCATCCCGCTCCCAACGATCCAGCCGCAATAACACGCGACAAATTAGCGGAAAAACTGGCCAATTGTTTGTGCGGAACGGAAGACTTTGCTGAATTTTGCATACCGCTTCTGTTGGAGAAGCTGGACAGTGGACTGAATGTGGCAAAGTTGGACTCGTTACGTTTGCTG ACCAAGGCATCGACAGCATTCAAAGCATCAGACATTGAGTCACAATTCACCAGCATTTGGTTAGCGCTAAAAGTTGAATTATTGCCGGGCACAAGCAAGGACGTCACAGTCGCTGCATTGAACACGCTACAAGAGTTGATCAAAAATGTTGCCGTCGATGAAGCGACGGGCTCTAACCTTCTGACAACGATATTCGACACAATTTTACAGTCTCTTGCTGACGTAGACGCACGACTATTCATTCCTTCAACTGCCGTCGCATTGGTTTGTGCGAGAGGGAATACATTTTCTGCCAAGATTGTGAGCAGCAAGGTATTGCCAGTGTTCTTAACGCAAATTCGTATCAATTCGGAGAAAACGGTTCAGCGATGCACTCTTATCGATTTTGTGGCAAAATTTCTCGTGGTTTGCAACGTCAATGGTAAATTGAACGAAGTGATTGAGCCGGGTGTTATGGATACAATTCAGCGTGAATTACTGCTGTGCATAATGGATACACAGTCGAATCAGGATCTAATTGAAGTCGGCGTAAATTCGTTCACCAAAATATCTGCATTCGTATCGCCGGACAACCGAGTGACGGTGTATGATGCAATCCAGAAGTACTTGGGCCGAAACGATGGTGATGTTGATGTCAAACCACTTTTGAAAGAGTTTGCTAATGTAAATCCAATCGAGGTGCACGACAAAGTTGTCAGCCGATTGTTGAACGACACAGACTTTTCGAAAGATCCGAAagtttcgaacaaaattttcgacGCTCTGTGCGTTCTGATCGGTGTACCAGAGTTGAGAGAAGagattttgaaattcattttcaagtCAGCCTTCGATATGGGTTCGGCCACCCAATTGCTGGCGCTACAGAATCTTCGTAAACTATTGGAAACCACCCAAACCAGCGAATTGTTAGTTGAACTGTCTGCCAAATACAAGATTGTCGATCAATTTGTGCAATTCGTTCATAATAATCCGGCGTTGGATAGTGACATCTTATACCAAATTTCGATTATCTTAAGACTGGTCGTCCAGTCATTGGATGCGAAAGCGCAGCAAGACATCGTCAAAACGTATCTGACGAAAATGAACTTACAGACTACTCAGGACTTGTATCTGACGTCTGGCATCCTGGGATTTCTCGATGATACCATCGATCTGGAGGATCACTTTGACCACATCGTTAGCGAACTAACGAAATTGGCATTGTTGAGTGCGGACAAGAAACTTACCCAAATTGCGCATCACTTGCTGTGCAGTTTGTTTAACAGAGCTGATGAATCGGAGTTAAAGAAATCGGTACTGAAACGCACGATCAGTTTTTTGAAGGAGGAAATCGTGAAAGGCGATAAAAAAGCGGTGGAAATTTTGTCGTGGATTGCCAAAGGATTAATGGTACGTGGGCACACGGATGCGGCGGAGCTCGTCGAATCG ATCCTTGAACTACTCGACCATCCCACATTAGCCCATGCGGCTGCACTAGCAttcgaaataatttcgttGGAACATCCCGGTCTTCATTTGCCCGTATTGAAGCACCTGTTCAAGcaaaaacttttccaaattGTGCTGAAGAAGCTGTGGAGCAAACTGGTCGATTTCACCGAACATCATTTGACCGCATTCGTTCATGTGCTTCGCATCACACCGCACATTGTGCTGAAGATGAACTTGGACAAG GTTGGTCCAATTTTGTTTAAGTGCCTGGAATCGCAGGCAGTTACTCCACTACTCGTATCAATGGACATCTGCAATGGATTTCTTAAGGATAAGGACAGTTACTTCCAAGACCACTTTCAGCACATCATCGCCAATTTCCTTCGACTGACAAAATACAAAGATTGCATG AAAGTGCGCATTGCAGCCCTGCAATGTCTGTTAATAGTTAGCGAATATCCCGTTTTCGTTGTGGTCCCCTACAAATACGATGTATTGCGAGAACTCCAAACTGTGCTGGATGACCCGAAGCGTCTGGTTCGAAATGCAGCCGTTCAAACGCGAAATCGTTGGTTCCTGATCGGATCAGCGGAGAAGAAATGA